One segment of Oreochromis niloticus isolate F11D_XX linkage group LG8, O_niloticus_UMD_NMBU, whole genome shotgun sequence DNA contains the following:
- the snf8 gene encoding vacuolar-sorting protein SNF8 — protein MRRGVGAGAIAKKKLAEAKYKERGTVLAEDQIVQMSKQLETFKTHLEEFASKHKQEIRKNPQFRVQFQEMCATIGVDPLASGKGFWSEMLGVGDFYYELGVQIIEVCLALKHRNGGLITLDELHQRVLKGRGKYAQDVSQDDLVRAIKKLKVMGNGFGMIPVGGSYLVQSVPAELNMDHTVVLQLAEKKGYVTVSEIKDSLKWEKERACHVLDHLLKEGLAWLDSQAAGEAQYWLPALFSELTSRDVTPEEANQMTP, from the exons ATGCGGAGAGGTGTCGGCGCCGGGGCGATCGCCAAAAAGAAGCTGGCTGAG gCCAAATACAAAGAAAGAGGAACTGTTCTGGCTGAGGATCAAATAGTGCAG ATGTCCAAGCAGCTGGAAACTTTCAAGACCCACCTGGAAGAATTTGCCAGCAAACATAAACAAGAGATCCGCAAGAACCCACAGTTCAGGGTCCAGTTTCAGGAAATGTGTGCCACCATCGGCGTTGACCCACTTGCAT CTGGTAAAGGGTTTTGGTCTGAGATGCTCGGAGTCGGTGACTTCTACTATGAGCTCGGTGTGCAGATCATTGAAGTGTGCCTTGCCCTGAAACATAGAAATGGAG gGCTGATTACTCTGGATGAGCTCCATCAGAGAGTACTGAAAGGACGCGGTAAATACGCTCAGGACGTGAGCCA GGACGACTTGGTGAGAGCCATAAAGAAACTGAAGGTGATGGGGAATGGGTTTGGGATGATTCCCGTTGGTGGTTCTTACTTGGTCCAGTCAGTCCCGGCTGAGCTCAACATGGACCACACTGTGGTTCTTCAGCTGGCTGAG AAAAAGGGATACGTCACAGTGAGTGAGATCAAGGACAGTCTAAAATGGGAGAAGGAGCGAGCGTGTCACGTGCTG GATCACCTGCTCAAGGAAGGCCTGGCTTGGCTGGACTCTCAGGCAGCTGGAGAGGCACAGTACTGGCTGCCAGCGCTCTTCTCTGAGCTGACTTCCCGTGACGTCACACCGGAGGAGGCCAATCAGATGACACCTTAA